A region from the Helicoverpa armigera isolate CAAS_96S chromosome 6, ASM3070526v1, whole genome shotgun sequence genome encodes:
- the LOC110380609 gene encoding sodium/potassium-transporting ATPase subunit beta-2: MTATKKRTSDLTSLERFNMYYREKEVPLTGAQKAKRFIWNPKTRQFCGRTGASWSKIALFYFIFYSALAILVAICMWTFLQLLDTRQPMWQLEKSIIGTNPGLGFRPMPPEVASSVIWYKGNDPGSYKFWVKELSKFLAVYKRDGKKAGASQNIHNCDFQLPAPAGKVCDVDISAWGPCLEDNHFAYQKSTPCVFLKLNKIFGWKPAFYNSSEHLPEEMPTDLKEHIKNMTAYDKNYLNMVWVSCQGENPADRENIGPIQYMPYRGFPGYYFPYTNQEGYLSPLVAVHLQRPNTGVLINIECRAWARNIMYDRHEAMGAVHIEIMIE, encoded by the exons ATGACGGCGACAAAAAAGCGTACGTCAGACCTGACGAGCTTGGAGCGGTTCAACATGTACTACCGGGAGAAGGAGGTGCCCCTCACTGGAGCGCAGAAGGCCAAGAGGTTCATCTGGAACCCGAAGACCAGGCAGTTCTGCGGCAGGACGGGAGCGAGCTGGT CCAAAATAGCCCTCTTCTACTTCATCTTCTACTCCGCGCTGGCTATTCTCGTGGCCATCTGCATGTGGACCTTCCTCCAACTCCTGGACACGCGGCAACCCATGTGGCAGCTGGAAAAGAGCATCATTGGCACCAACCCTGGTCTGGGCTTCAGGCCTATGCCTCCAGAAGTCGCCAGCAGCGTGATCTGGTATAAAGGCAACGATCCTGGGAGCTATAAGTTCTGGGTTAAGGAGTTGTCTAAGTTTTTAGCTG TATACAAACGCGACGGCAAAAAAGCTGGAGCCAGCCAGAACATCCACAACTGTGACTTCCAGCTCCCAGCCCCCGCTGGCAAGGTCTGTGACGTGGACATCAGTGCCTGGGGTCCTTGCCTCGAAGACAATCATTTTGCATATCAGAAGTCCACTCCCTGTGTCTTTCTGAAGCTCAATAAGATATTTGGGTGGAAGCCAGCCTTCTATAATAGTTCTGAGCATCTACCAGAAGAAATGCCAACGGATTTGAAGGagcatattaaaaatatgaccGCGTATGATAAGAATTAT cTAAACATGGTGTGGGTCTCCTGCCAAGGCGAGAACCCTGCGGACCGGGAGAATATCGGTCCAATCCAGTATATGCCTTACCGCGGCTTCCCAGGATACTACTTCCCGTATACCAACCAGGAAGGCTACCTCAGTCCACTCGTTGCTGTTCATTTGCAGAGGCCGAACA CGGGCGTGCTCATCAACATAGAATGTCGAGCTTGGGCGAGGAACATCATGTACGATAGACACGAAGCCATGGGCGCAGTGCACATTGAGATCATGATCGAGTAG
- the LOC110380603 gene encoding sodium/potassium-transporting ATPase subunit beta-2: protein MGADKPNGVVNYCRRPPQRPFLQRIQYGIWNPEERTFLGRTPHRWGVIGLIYLVMYICIIIFFSICMCGLMATMDDKIPYFTLADSIIGANPGMGHRPLLFEEGALIWYHADNETQVKKYVDNINEFLAPYNNKTLLPNQGENQLECSDVKPPRAQVCSFDTSSFGPCSSENNFGYANKTPCLIIKLNRLYDWNPDFYDDPGDLPPDMPPDIKNYIVNATAKQRRKVWVSCMGERPADVEALGPLRYYPYPGLPETFFPYDNTPGYLSPLVAVQLLNPTLHQIINIRCRAWARNIVYTESLKERLGSTHLEIMID from the exons ATGGGCGCCGACAAGCCCAACGGCGTGGTCAACTACTGCCGAAGACCACCACAGCGGCCCTTTCTGCAGAGAATCCAGTATGGTATCTGGAACCCGGAGGAACGAACCTTCTTGGGGAGGACGCCGCATCGATGGG GAGTGATAGGCCTGATCTACCTGGTGATGTACATCTGCATCATCATCTTCTTCTCCATCTGCATGTGTGGTCTGATGGCCACCATGGACGACAAGATCCCCTACTTCACGCTCGCTGACTCCATTATTG GTGCTAACCCTGGCATGGGTCACAGGCCACTGTTGTTTGAGGAGGGGGCGCTGATCTGGTATCACGCTGACAACGAGACTCAAGTCAAGAAGTATGTTGACAACATCAACGAGTTTCTTGCAC CTTACAACAACAAAACCCTGCTCCCCAACCAGGGTGAGAACCAGCTGGAGTGCAGCGACGTGAAGCCGCCACGAGCTCAGGTGTGCTCCTTTGACACCAGCAGCTTCGGGCCCTGCTCCAGCGAGAATAACTTCGGATATGCTAACAAAACTccttgtttaattattaagctGAATAGG ttatATGATTGGAATCCTGACTTCTACGATGATCCCGGTGACCTACCCCCTGATATGCCGCCTGACATAAAGAACTATATCGTTAACGCGACTGCTAAGCAA CGTCGCAAAGTATGGGTGTCGTGCATGGGCGAGAGACCAGCTGACGTGGAAGCGCTAGGTCCTCTCCGGTATTACCCGTACCCTGGGCTGCCGGAGACATTCTTCCCTTACGATAACACTCCTGGATACCTGAGTCCGTTAGTCGCTGTGCAGCTTTTGAATCCTACAC TGCATCAAATAATAAACATCCGTTGCCGTGCGTGGGCACGTAACATCGTGTACACCGAGAGTCTGAAGGAGCGCCTCGGATCTACTCATCTTGAGATCATGATCGACTGA
- the LOC110380605 gene encoding protein argonaute-2, with the protein MMEGLKKTSILLLLIALTSNTSALEARKVLHNIPEKIIGGVIDIVQSHKNKPTQQTTTVQTQTQQQVYQPGYPQQYAPWNAGYQNQGQYQGQYNYGNAQAGSTYPQGGYGNQGYPSGQYGGSQAQIQGQYQTYPQNQAGQFQVQNQQSGFEGQQVNQFQGNVQAVVQGQQGQVQGQNQQFQNNNQQAGQFVNQNQFASGNFQGGQQSGQVNYQNQPSGGFVQAQQTGSYGGHQQSTTNQQSGSFGTNQQSSFGGNQQSSFVGQTQPVNSFGQTQPANNFVGTQPQGQVTQPSFAGQNQPSYLQGQAGNQGHFVSGGTGSTGNYQVTSGQNSSGLGPTCVCQAWTKPQNGILNDNGTQRSEEKVEKVEEK; encoded by the exons ATGATGGAAGGGCTTAAGAAAACTTCGATTTTG TTGCTCCTCATCGCGCTAACCAGCAACACCAGCGCATTGGAAGCCAGGAAAGTACTCCACAACATACCAGAGAAGATCATCGGTGGGGTCATTGACATCGTGCAGAGCCACAAGAACAAGCCCACCCAGCAGACCACGACTGTCCAGACCCAGACACAGCAGCAAGTCTACCAGCCAGGGTACCCTCAGCAGTACGCTCCATGGAACGCAGGTTACCAGAACCAAGGGCAGTACCAAGGACAGTACAACTACGGGAACGCTCAAGCTGGGAGCACCTACCCTCAAGGAGGTTACGGCAACCAAGGTTATCCATCAGGCCAATACGGAGGCTCCCAGGCACAGATCCAAGGACAGTATCAGACGTACCCACAGAATCAGGCTGGTCAATTCCAAGTTCAAAATCAACAGTCTGGTTTTGAAGGTCAGCAAGTTAATCAGTTCCAGGGGAATGTTCAAGCTGTTGTTCAAGGTCAGCAAGGACAGGTTCAGGGTCAAAATCAgcagtttcaaaataataatcagcAGGCAGGACAGTTTGTGAATCAAAATCAGTTTGCAAGTGGAAACTTTCAAGGAGGTCAGCAAAGTGGTCAGGTTAATTACCAAAATCAGCCTTCTGGTGGCTTTGTACAGGCTCAGCAAACTGGATCCTATGGTGGCCATCAGCAATCTACCACCAACCAGCAGTCTGGTAGTTTTGGGACTAACCAGCAGTCTAGTTTTGGGGGCAACCAACAGTCATCATTTGTGGGACAAACACAACCAGTCAACAGCTTTGGACAAACTCAACCTGCGAATAACTTCGTGGGAACTCAACCTCAAGGTCAGGTAACACAGCCTTCTTTTGCGGGACAAAACCAGCCATCGTACCTTCAAGGACAGGCAGGAAACCAGGGACATTTTGTATCAGGAGGTACTGGCTCCACCGGTAACTATCAAGTGACATCAGGTCAGAACTCCTCTGGGCTAGGACCTACTTGTGTCTGCCAAGCCTGGACTAAGCCTCAAAATGGAATACTTAACGACAATGGAACGCAGAGGAGTGAGGAGAAGGTTGAAAAAGTCGAAGAGAAATGA